The stretch of DNA ATTTCCACGACCAATAGAAATCTCAGTAGGTCTATACAGACTCTCATCAATCACCGTATGTTCCCGCCAATCCAAATCCAAACAAGCAAAGGCTGCCTTTACAAATTCCTCCAAAGTATAACTTTGACCAGTAGCAATTACATAATCATCGGCCTCCGACCGTTGTAACATCAAATACATCGCCTCCACATACTCCGGGGCCCATCCCCAGTCCCTTTGTACTGAAATATTCCCCAAATGTAACTTTTCTGAACTTCCCGCAGCGATTCTACAAGCTACCGCCACAATCTTTTGCGTTACGAACCTTTCTGGTCGCAACGGTGACTCATGATTAAATAGAATACCAGAACACGCAAATAAATTGTAAGCTTCCCGATAGTTTGCTACCTCCCAAAAAGCCGTTGCTTTCGCCACTGCATAGGGACTTCTGGGATGAAAAGGGGTATTTTCATCCGCCGCCAAACCCCTTGTATTGCCAAAACATTCGCTAGAACTTGCATTATATAATTTCACCTTGCCGCCAGTAAACCGAATCGCTTCTAAAAGATTCAAAGTCCCAGTAGCAATACTTTCCAGAGTTTCAACTGGCTGTTCAAACGATAGTCCCACCGAAGTCTGACCAGCTAAATTGTACACCTCATCGGGCTGAATTTTTGTCAAGACTTGCAAGACGCTGCGAAAATCATTCAAAGACATAGATTCCATCTTCACGGAGTCGCGGATGCCCAAACGAGAAAGGTTTCGGAATTCAGACATTTGGGCATCTCGCGAAGTTCCGAAGACAAAATATCCTTTTTTAAGTAGGAGTTCAGCTAAGTACGCTCCATCCTGACCAGAAATGCCACAAATTAACGCTCTTTTTATCACAAAGAAACCCTCAATATTCTATTTTTAATTACATCAGAGCATCTTGCAGATTGAAACCGATTAATCAATTAGGAATTATGCACCATATAGCCACGCCTTTGTTATGGATAGTAACCCCGATATCGTGGCTTTACGATATCACTTAGCCAATAGTCAACACATAGGCTTCATGTAGACCAAAATTAGGAATAACATATTTCAATGTTCCGTTTCCAATAGACACATTCTCTTCCTTCAAAATCACCATTTTTTGCACAGCCGCCTCTTGATCATTAGGAATTTTCTCTAATTTTAGATGGATTTTACCATTCTGGGCAACATTGAGCTGTTTTAAGTTTGCAAGAGTAAGATTAAGTCTGATTGAGGAAGAATTATTCCGATCGAAATAGCCTAATAATACCTGTGCTTTACCGCTAGAATTTGACTTGCTAGCCAAAGCGACAACTCTCTCAGAGGATGACTGACTTCGCACTCGCGAACTAGCTCCATCAGCATAAGCTTTATTCGCCCACCAAGCTGCTCTAGGCTGAAAAGAATTAGGTGTTACCATCCCAGCCAGAGTATTATTAAAGCAATTACTAACTTTATTGGGCCCCAAGCTACCCCAACAAGCTCTGCAAGCACCGTCTGCTTGACCTCTTTCCAAATTATAGAAATAACCCAGAATATCTCCTGGTCTATACTGTCCTACCTCTCCAACAATCTCATTCACATAAAGTTTTTTGATTTTTAGGCTGGCGTAAGCTGGACTTTGGATGAAATTGCGTCTAGCCTCAATCAAATGATCGTCAACAAATAAAATGTTATCATCATTCAGTTCGTGCCAAGATAAAAAATTAACTTCCAGTTTATTTGCCTTGCAGTATTCGAGAAAAGCAACTAAATAGTCTTTACTATAAATTGCTATGCTTGGGCCTCCAATTATCGCTTCTGGCCCCAATTCTTGACGTAATATTTGATAAGCCCGTTTGTAAGTTTCAAAAAATTGTTCTCTTGTTCCCGCCCAAAAAGGATTTGCCCAGTCAGGCTCATTCCAGACATCCCAAACGATTTTTTTTCCTTTATTCTGTTGAGCAAGTTGTCGCACAAAAGCTTCCCAGGCAGGATAATTTTGATAGGGCCATCCATTCGGATTAGCTCCATATCCCCAGAGGTCGCTTACTATTAATTGAAACTCAGCACCTGAGTTCACAACTCGGTCATAGGTATCAACTCTTCCAGCTCGCCAAAGTTTAAACTGTAGTGGTTTAATCGTGCTATCTGGTGGATTACTTGGATCTATACCGTGTAGGATACCACTGACTGACTTAATTGATTGTGGGGCAGCAAAATCAACGTTTACGTTAGATTGTACCTGCCCAAAAGTTGATACTTGACCAAAAAATAGTATTAACAGAGCCGTAGCCAATGCTAACAAAAGTTGCGGGAGTTTTAGCAAGTTTTTGACACTAAATTTTGTTCGCATATTGGCTCCTAATGGTATTCATTCAAATTTGACTATAGAAAGAATCACGTAAAGTTTCCGTCGGTGCAGTTTCGATATTTATATGCAGGTTGTGTCCAGATAACTGTGGGTTAGAACTGAAATTTTATTAAGTCGCAAAAGCCAATTCACCACCTAATGTAGTCGCCACTAATTCCTTCCATTCTACTGAGTTAATCAGAGAATAGCTATCAAACTCTTTACCAATTTCTGCATAAAAAGTGGCAAAGTTTTGTATCCAATAGAAGATGGTTTCTGTTGTCAAAAAAGGCGTACAAGTCAAAGATTCCTCCAAATCCCGGAACATTTTAGCAAGATTACCATGACAATGAGCGTGCCAAGCACTCCACACCAAAGAGCTATAACGTAATTGTTTTTCTACTAATTTCATTTGTCCTTCAAGTCGCGGATTCAAAAATCTTTTTTCTGGATCTTTTTCACTCGATAAAGCCTCTACAATTGTATTCAAATATTCCTGAAGCATCCGTTCTTCCCGGAACATTTGTTCGGCTCGTAATTTACATTCTTTGCCTACAGACTGCCTCAATTCCGAATTCGCGACCCAGGCTTCTATTGTCATAGCCAATTCCCTTACTGTTCCTTTGGGATCGCGATTCGGGTTAGGTAATAACTTTCCTGTCTCCCCCAACTCCTCTGGAATACCACTGACAGCAGTCGCAATTACAGGTAATCCTTTTGCCATTGCTTCCATCACAGCTAAAGGCATTCCCTCTGCTTTTGATGGTAGAATAAAAATATCGCTAGCATCGAGCCAATCTGAAATATCCCACCGTTGACCTAAGAATTTAACCCGATCGCTTACTCCTAAATTTGATACTTTTTCTCTCAATTCAGGTTCCATATTATCGTGAGTAGTCGCCCCAGGGCCGGCCCACACAAAATAAATTTGCGACCATACTGGACTCTGTTTTAACTGCGCGATTGCTTCCAATTGATACTGATAGCCTTTAACGGGAGTAAGACGCGCCGCCGTGAAACAAACTATGGCATCTTCTGGAATTCCTACCTCCTGTCGCAATCGGTTGCGAGTTGTAGCAACAGGGGGGACAAAATAACTATCAGGCCGTCCGTAATAGATAACTTTTCCCCAGTCTTGAGGCATTTTAAAACATTTCTGGCATAAGTTTAAATTCTCAGAAGAAACTGCCACCATAGATTTTGCCGTAGCATAATGATAGGAGACAGCATCTAAATAGGGAATTTTGTCCCATCTATGGAATTTAGCAAAACTTGGGTCAATATAACCTAAAGCAATGATATAGTTTATCCCTCGTTTTAAAGCTACTTGCTTGGCTGCAAAATTTGCCATCGGCCAGCCGTCACTAAATATAATTAAATCGGGGGGAAACTGCGAGAAAATATTTTCAGCATCAGCCTGATTGTAGGCGATGCGGGAAAATTCTTTCATCGTGTCAAACTCTAGCCAAACGTGACGGATGCCAAGTTCTTTTTGCTTATTAATTAACGGGTTAGAAGTCTCAGTTTGAACGCAAGTAACTTCGTATCCTTCCGTTGCTAACTTGCATAAAAGTGAATGGTTAAACTGAGCCATTCCTCCGACTCCGTGATCTTCAGCATATAATAGAATGTGCCGATGATTCTTTCTAGAAGTTAAGCTGCCAGTGGAGTTAGCTTGATGAAGATTATTCATCACCATTGTCACTGCTGCTTGCCATTCTTGCACATTACTTAACGAATTTGCATCAAAATTGTAACCGTATTCGAGGGAATAGACTTTAAAAGCTTCTACCCAATTTAAGATAGTATCTATCGGAGAGAAAGGGCTGTAATATAAGGATTTTTCTAAAGCTTCACCCATTTCTCCAAAATGCTCATCCCGATACATTCGCCACGCCATCCAGGTTAAAGATTCGTAGCGTTCTTTACTTTTTAACTGACGAATTTGATTGGGCAAATCTGGCCTGGCAAAAAAAGTTTCCATGACAAGTTCCATATTTTTCATCAATTTATAACCGCTAGACATCAGATTAGCATCGTGCTGACGATAACCAATAAGTATCTCTTCTAACCAGGCGGCTTTGCAGCCATTTAAAGCTAAGCGTAAGGCAAAATCTAAATCTTCGGCGGGGGGAAATCGCGAGTCAAAACCACCCAATCTTTCCCACCATTCTCGCCGCAGCATCATCGCACTTGGGCGGACAATTTTATAGATTACAAAGGTTTCTAAATCTAATTTTGGCGAACGCTGCCAAGGCATTACTGGATGGATATCTCGCCCCTTATCGTCAACTATTAGCCAACCTGTTTGTACCATACCTAATGTGGGGTCAGCATCTAGGTACGCTACTTGTTTCTCTAGCTTTTCTGGTAGGAAGAAATCGTCGCTATCTAGAAAAGCTAAAAATTCGCCCTGGGCTAACTGACAAGCATGATTTCGCGCGGAGGCGGCCCCTTGATTATCTTGATAGACGTATTTAATTAAGTCTAAATAAGGGGATAAAACTTGGCGAGTATTATCTGTAGAACCATCATCTACGACAATAATTTCCCAGTTTTGATAAGTTTGATTGAGAACGCTATCTATGGCTTGGGCAATGTAACGATCGCAATTGTAAGCGGGGATAATAACGCTGACTCTGACTTTTTTCGTAGGGATGATATTAGCCATTAAATTTTTCCATTCTAGTAACTTTCTCAGGGCAAAGCCATCGATTTCGCAGCCATAGGCTTGAGAAATATCGGTAAGGCGCTTTACCCAATCTACTATAGTTGCTGTCACCGAGTACGGACTATAGCGCAAAGATTGCTGGAAATACTCAGCCATTTCTGCGGGATAACCGCTGTAGTAAAGTTGCCATGCCATCCAGGTTAGGGCTTCGTAAAAAGCTGGTTTTTCTAATTGGCGGATGCGTTCTGGCAAATCGGTTCTACTGAATAAATTTTGCTTTAATTCAATAAAAAGGTTGGCTTGTTTGAGCGCTCTTTGGATAGAGACATTTTGCCTGTGTTGGCGATAGCAAACTGTGATTTTAGGTAGCCAAGCAGCCTCGCATTCTAATAATGCTAAACGCAGCACTAAGTCTGAATCGTCTACGGAATCATATTGAGAATCAAAGCCACCAACTCGATTTAACCACTGCTTTGAGAACATCATGGCACTGGGAAGTACGGGCATATATACGACCCAGGTTTCTAAGTTTAACTGGGGTAAGTGTTCCCAGGGTTTGATATCAAAAATAGTTTCGCCTTGCTCGTTAACAATTCGCCAGCCACTATTAACAATTGCGAGGGAGGCTTGAGCATCAAATAAGGCTACTTGGGCAGCTAACTTATCTGGTAAGAAAAAGTCATCTTGGTCTAGAAAAGCAATTAATTCACCCTTGGCTTCTCGGATACCAGAATTACGGGCGGCTGCTACTCCTTGATTTTCTTGATAAATATAGCGAATTCTGTTAAAATAGGGCTGTAATATTTCGCGAGTATTATCCGTTGAACCGTCATCTATGATGATAATTTCTAAGTTTTTATAGGTTTGGTTCAGTACGCTTTCTACCGCTAGCGCGATGTAGCGATCGCCATTATATGCTGGGATAATTACACTGACTCGCGGTGTCGAATTTGCCGTTAACATGAATTTCTGAAGTAATTGGGAAGGGGAAAGCAGCACAACCCCAGATATAGACGTGCATACACGGATTTTTTATCCCTGTTTAGCTTGTAGAATACAATTTTACTGACGTTTGCAACTCTATAGGATAACAGAATAGTGAATCCAGAAACAGAAGTGCTTGATTTGCTGCGACAGGCAGAAGTAGATTTAAATGAAGGAAAGTTAGATCGAGCGATCGCTTCCTGCAAGCAAGCCCTACAAAACGAGCCAAACTCAGCAACAGCTTGTAAAATCTTGGGTAAGGCACTCCAAACTCAAGGTCAGCTAGAAGAGGCAAAGCAATGGTACGCTAAAGCGATCGCACTCGATCCGAATTTAGCGGATGTCCACGCTAACCTTGGCAGTCTCTATGCTAACCTCGAACAGTGGCCAGAGGCGATCGCATCTTACCAGCAAGCTTTAACTCTCCAACCCAAGTTTGCGGGAGTTTACCGCAACTTAGCTAGACTATTTGAGCAAATTGGCAAGCCAGAGGAAGGCGCAGATTTCTGGTATATTGCTCTGATGTTAGAGCCAGATTTCACGGGTGAAACATTTCTCCATGTAGCCTCTAGCTTGATGGCGCAAAATAAAGTAGAAAGAGCAGTTATTTGTTACCTCCGCACTATTTATTTGAATCCCAGTTGTTACGAAGCTTATTATAAATTAGCAGAAATTGAAACTTCACTGGAACAGTGGGACGATGCGATCGCTCACTATCGCAAAGCTATTCAACTCCAGCCAGATATATCTGAATTATACTACAAATTAGGAAATGCTCTGCAAGCAAAAGGACTCTTAAATGAAGCTGTAACTACTTACCGCTTTGGGCTCGATCTCAATCCCGATTACTTTTGGTCTTACTACAATTTAGGTAATGCTCTTCTTAAACTGGAAAAGTGGGAAGAAGCTCTTGCTGCTTATCGATTTAGTCTTGAACTTAACTCTGACTTTGCTTCTTCTTACTATTATATAGGCGATGCTCTTTCTAAACTAGAAAAATGGGAAGAAGCGGCCGCAGCTTACCGCCGTGCTTTTGTATTTTTGCAATCAATATAGGTTAAACTATACGAATTGGTACGAATGTTGTAGTTCTTCTCCTAATTACTAATTCCTTGTACTCTCCTGAATATATCCGTTGCTGAGAACCCACCATACTATATGTCCATACTGAAAAGTTTTTCCTGTTTGTGGTGCAACTGCACCATATAAATAGTAGGCTTTAAAATTCCATTGAACTTTACCTATTGGTTTGACTCCTAAAGCTGTAATTCTTTTCCTTTCAATTGTTTTTAAGCCAATTCTTGTTTCATCTTGACACCAATATTGTTTTAACCATCTATTTACAGTTATCCTATGTACCCCTAAACGTTCTGCTACATCTGTAAGGCTGGGACTTAATCCCGCTTTTAACCAATAAAGTGCCTGAATTTTTTGTCGGTTAGTTATAGTTCGCTGCTGCGACAAAATTATTTTTAACTCCCCAACGCTTAAATCAATTCTTTCTTGGTAATTTACTTTCATGCACCACTCCTCAAAATCTCATTGTTATTATAGCATACTTTTAGGGAAATGGTATAATTACTACTCAGATTGTATTGCAATGCTTTAGTATTTCCGTAGATGAACTCTTAGGATAAAACCGGATAAAAATATTAGCTAATCCAACAGTCGCCGCCCTTCTAAAGCACGCGCTAAAGTCACTTCATCAGCATATTCTAAATCTCCCCCCATCGGCAAGCCAAAGGCAATTCGCGTTACCTTCGTAAAAGGCTTAACTAAACGTCCTACATACAGCGTGGTAGTTTCACCTTCTACACTCGGACTAATAGCAATAATTACTTCCTTAATATCATCGTGACTCACGCGCCGCACTAACTGTTCAATATTTAATTGTTCTGGGCCAATTCCATCCATCGGCGATATAACTCCGCCCAAAACGTGATACTTACCAATGTACTCCCGCGTTTTTTCAATGGCAATTACATCGCGGGAATCTGTGACTACACAAATAGTATCGCTGTCACGGTTGGGATTGCGGCAAATTTCGCATACTGGGTCAGCAGATAAATGAAAACATACTTCACAGAAACCTACTTGTTCTTTAGCATCAATTAGGGATTGAGCGAGTGCTTCTATTTCTTCTTCTGGTCGTTTGAGAATGTGTAGAGCAAGGCGTTGGGCGGTTTTGGGGCCGATTCCGGGTAAGCGTTGCAATTGCTCTATTAAACGGGCTAAAGGTCGCGTGTACAATTTAGTAATTGGTAATTGGTAATTGGTAATTGGTAATTGACAATTGACAATTGTTACTGAGAAAAAATGATTAACTAAGTTAAGCTAACTATTAATAATTAGCAATTTGGTAATGAGTTGTGTCGGGGATTTAACGGATATAACGGCTATGACAATTAACCACTAACCATTAACCATTAACCACTAACCACTAACCACCACTGATTTTAGCTTTATACCCCAATTTTGTCAGAATTTCAACAAGCTTTTGGGTGTGCTCGCCTTGAATCTCAATCTCGCTATCCTTAACAGTACCCCCTGCACCGCATTGGGTTTTAAGCTGCTTCAGCAATGCTGCTAGAGTTTCGGGTTTGGCCTGAAATCCCGTGATGACAGTGACAGTTTTACCCTTGCGACCCTTACGGGAGGCCTGGACTCTAATATTTTGCTGAGGTGGCGGGACTTCTGGGAGTGCTCGTTCTACTGCGGTTGAGTTGTCAAAGTTGCCGAATTCGGAGTAAACAACTCGCTTCCCTGTAGAAGCCTTAGCATCGGAGGAGTTGCGTTTGGATGTCGTCATAAGGAGAACTAGGGAGTTGGGACTGTAGGACTGGTGAGCGTATCAGAACTACTACTATTTATATTTGTAGCTGGTTATGGCGGGGTTGCGATCGCAACACCCCCATTTTGGCGATAAAGATACCAAGATACCACCGGGACAGCGGCGTTACAAACTTCAAATTGTCTAGAACCTTATCTAGCAAATCTTCGTGACGTTGGCGATGGCTTAGATACAAGGGATGGCGTTTTTTTGACCTTAATTGATTCCGGTGGATTCAGTATTAACCCTGAAATTGCCCCGCTACCGAGAATGAATACCGGATTAGGAAAAGCATTCAGGGAAGAGTCCAGCATATAGCAAGTTAAAACTACAGCCATCCCCGCTACAGGCGCTACTTTTGGGTTGCCCCAGGTACTAGCCGGATAGCGCAACCAAACACAGGCGAAAGGTGGCAATAAGAATATTGCCGTAAAACTAATCAGTCCAACTACACCATTCACGCCGTAAGCAATAATCCACAAACTATCCGTAACTGTAATAGTTTTCCCCCATTCATCAGTTACATGATTTCCTCCAGAATCACCCCAACCAAACATGATTTGCCCCCGCGCCTTATGTGACAAAATCTCCTCATTTTCAATTCTAAATGCTAGAGATTGACTGCGGTCTTGTGGGTCAGTGGAAGTATTGACAAAGTTAATAACATAAGGATTAGTATAAAGGCTACCGCTAGCACTAACATATATGTAACTAGAGATCCCCGCAATTAGCAAAAGCAACAACAAACCATTACGAAACTGCTTGCCAACTAATAAGATAACTACTCCTATCGCCAAATAAATATATGCTCCTGTGGAGCGACATAATATAAACGTAACTGTCAAGATTCCTACTACCTGGGTAGCCGGAAAATTCCCGACTTTCTTGATAACTTTAGTTTTCCAAAGCCAAATTCCCAGCAGCGCTGCTGCCATCATCCACATACCTACTGCTAAACCGTGTTCCATGAATACTGTAGGTCGATATCCTCCTAAACGAATTGCTTGTCCAAAATCCAAGCGGGGAGTAAAACCGTAAACTATGCGGTGTAACTGTGGGCTCATGCGGGATTCGTAGAGACATAAAGGAATGTAGACTAATCCGCCATAGAAAATACCCATTGAGAGTTCCCGTATTCCTGCTAAATTATTGAGGTAAATTCTAGCTAAAAAATAAGGCAATCCCCACTGTAAAATTTGTCCGATAGTAGGAGAAAATGGGCTGAGATTATTACTTAGTTGTGAAGGAATTGGACATAAGCACCAAATTAACATTGGTATGTCAAGCCAGCCTGGTTTAAAGGAACTAAGGCGGGCGGGCTGGAAAATTACAGTAGCTAGTAGACAGCCAAAACAAGCTGCTGTTGCTTTACCATAGCTACCGATTGCTGGTAATTTAATTGATGCTTGCGGCAAAAATAGAGTGGAGGCGACGAAACTAATTACTAATGCTCTTTGTGGCGGATACCGCACAAATAAGTATAAGGTAACTAGAATCCATCCATATAATGTCAGACTAATTAAGGAAGACATTTGCTAATTGCTAATTGCTAATTGCTAATTGCTAATTGTTAACTGGTAATCTGGATTATTGATTCTGAAGTCAGGTATGCGATCGCTCAATTGCTGTGTAGAGTGCAGCTTCAAATAGATCCGTTGCATCTTCCCAGGTATATCCTGTCACTTTAGCGTAGGCAGCATCAGACATTGTTCGCCATTCCGTCTCAGACAACTGACACATCTGTTCTATTGCTTTAGCCATATCCTCTGGATCTTCCGGTTTTACCAGTATGCCGCAGCCGCCCTCTAATAGTTCGGGAGCAGCACCCGCTGGGGTGCCAATGACAGGCGTGCGACACGCCATTGCTTCTAAAATCGGGAGCCCGTAACCTTCGGAACGGCTAGCAAACAGCCAAGCATCGCATTTAGCATAAAATTCTTTAAGCTGACTTTGAGAAGGATGAGGTTCGTACTCAGTACCGGGGGGTAAAGGCAAATCTGGAGATAGTTGGCCGTTACCAAAGGTAACTAAGCGTAAATTGGGGATTTTCTTAGCAGCTAGCGAGAAAGCTTTTAACCCCAGGTCGCATCCTTTCCAATTTACGCTTGAATACATAATTCCGACTGTGGGAATGGGTTGTTTGCTGCGAGGTGGGGCGTAAAACTGCTGGGTATCGACGCTAGGAGGTACTAGGGAAACGTTACTGTCGCCGTATCGAGTCTCAGCTATATCTACTAACCACTGGGCGACGGGGATTTTATGCAGAGGTAGCGACCAAGTTGCTTCTACTCTTTCTTTAGGCAGATAGTCAAAGACTTCGTAATGCTGTACAAAATAAGCTTTTGCTCCTTTTGCGGGAGACAAGTTCGCCACCCATTCGGCGGTTTCCCACCAAGTGGCGATAACTACGTCAGCATCGGGTAAGTCGGCATCGCTAACGGGGCCGTTGCGATCGGCAACTCGGTATTCAACGCCTAGATTATCGAAGTGGGAAGGTGTGCGATCGCTTGAAGAAGGCCAACCCTCTCCCCGCATCCAAGATCGGACTTTTTGCTTAAATGTTGGTTGTTGTTTGGGCATGGAAATAATGAATACTTCATGCCCCCGCTTTTTGAGCAGTTTGGCATAAATTGCTACTACACGGCTGCCTCCGGTAAGACTAACAATAGGAAGAACAAAGGTAATTTTCATCGCTATAAGACTTTTTTGCTATTTTAACTCCCTTAGTTTAGTTGTTAAACAAATCACACCCTTTACAAATCAGTTCGCTATCCTTTTAACAATTTCATTGTTGAAGCCTATTCTAGGCAGCTTGATTAAATTGGTATAAGATACTTAATGATTGCATATTTAAGGTAGAACTATGCCAGGAGCAGTGCCATCTCAGCCAATAAGACCAACGCCAACGCCCAGTCCTGGCGGTAACGGTTCTGGTGGTAATACAGGTACACTTCCAGGGGGGGGCAACATCATTCGCGGTACTAGCGAGCCCGACTCGCTTCGGGGTACTGGCAGTGGCGATCAGATATTTGGTTTAGCAAGTTTTGACACTCTCTACGGCTTAGGCGGCGATGATACTCTTTCCGGGGATACGGGAGATGACTCGGTGCTGGGAGAGGGCGGTAATGACATCCTGTTTGGTGGTAGCGATCGCGACTCTCTATTCGGCGATGATGGTGACGACACTATTTTTGGTGGTAAAGGCAATGACTCGGCAAGCGGGGGAGTTGGCAACAATCAGCTCTTTGGTAATACGGGGAACGATACCCTGATTGGAGGCCTTGACGATGATAGCTTATTTGGGGGAACAGACGATGACTCGCTGATTGGAGGTGCGGGTGACGATCTCCTATCAGGCGATCGCGGTAGAGATACTTTAACAGGCGGTGAAGGCAGCGATACCTTTGTTATCGGCAGACTCACGGGTGGTTTAACTGAAGCTGATGCTGATGTAATTACAGATTTTACCGACGGCGCGGATAGAATTCGCTTAAGTGCAGGCCTCACCTTTGGCGATCTAACTATTGTTCAGGGTGGGGGAACAGCCCCAAGTACAGTTATTCAGCTTATAAATGGCAATGACGTTCAATTTTTAGCTGTATTGCCAGGGGTTGCGCGTAATTCAATTTCTTCTTCCGATTTCACCACTTTGTAATGACATTTGAAGGTTTCCTTAATCTAAATAAACCGATTGGCCCGACTTCCCACGA from Kamptonema formosum PCC 6407 encodes:
- a CDS encoding calcium-binding protein — its product is MPGAVPSQPIRPTPTPSPGGNGSGGNTGTLPGGGNIIRGTSEPDSLRGTGSGDQIFGLASFDTLYGLGGDDTLSGDTGDDSVLGEGGNDILFGGSDRDSLFGDDGDDTIFGGKGNDSASGGVGNNQLFGNTGNDTLIGGLDDDSLFGGTDDDSLIGGAGDDLLSGDRGRDTLTGGEGSDTFVIGRLTGGLTEADADVITDFTDGADRIRLSAGLTFGDLTIVQGGGTAPSTVIQLINGNDVQFLAVLPGVARNSISSSDFTTL